The genome window GGTGTCGATTCGTTGTTTACGTCGGTTCCACTTCTCTAGAGCGTCTTGTTCGTTTTCGTAGTGCAGGAAATGGATTTCACAGTTTCCGAGCATGCCGATCGGATAGAGTTTGTTGGCTTTGCGTTGCTGGTCGTGAATGGGATATTTTGATTCGTTTACGAAGCGAATCTCTTGTTCCATATATTCCTCGAAGTTCGTGACCAACTCTGTAAAGCACTCTGGCATCATGAACAACCCGACAAAGGGGGTATTATAGTCTCTTCCTAGAATCTAATAAAGGCGTCGGCCGAGGCAGTTATTCGAGATTAAGCAAAACTTCGTATTCCGCAATCGTTTGATGGAGCGCTTGAATCGCCAGCGATTGATTCGTCTTGTGCGCTTTTTAAGCATGGTGAAGTTAGATGGTTTGTTTGTTCGCCGTAGGGTGAAGTAGGTCAGTTACTCGTTGATCAGAGTGTGACGTTTTATTGTGAGCAATGAGAAAAGAAACTTGTCGGTCAATAGGGCTGAGGCTACTGATTGGGGTAATGTCTTGCCCCCACTATGAAATTTCTGTGCTGATCAGCACCTACAATGATCGTGCGTTGGTAGATAAGAAATTGCGGGAAATTGAGTCTCAAACCGCTTTTTCACGAGCCGAGTTTATTTTCGTCGAGCCGGCATCGCCAGGGAAGGAACGCGAGGTGTTGGAGCCTTTCTGTGATTCGCATGTGAATTGCCGGCTGATTACTTTTGAGGAGCGCTTAGGCTTATATGCTGCATGGAATGTGGGGTGGGAGGCTGCCACGGCGCCATTTGTCTGTATTTCGAATATGGACGATGCCATGCACCCGAAGTTGCTCGAGCGCGTGTTGACTGAAATGCCCAAGGCTCAGAGCGACCTGTTTACTGTGCTAATCGCGAAACAAGGGATAGATGGAGATCTCAATTCATTTGAGGAGAACCGCCTAAAGCAGTTGGATATAAGCCTGAGGCCCGGGCCTTTCTTTGTGTGGCGTCGGGCGTTACAGCAGGATTCTGGAATGTTTGAGGATCGCTTTGAAATTATAGGAGACAAAGACTTTTGGGCACGTGCAGTCTCACGCGGGCTGAAGATCGGGCTACTGCCAGAGGTGCTGTATCTATATACCAAGCACCCGGACCAGTTGTCGAAAAGTGACGCATTTAAAGCCCGTAAAGTTGCGGATTCACTCTTAGCAGAGAAGAAAGAGTATCCTCATGTCTGGCCATCAGGCTTGCAGCGTCAAATCGGCCGAATTCGTAGCTTGCGGAGAATTCCGCTATTGGGTGGATATCTCACCCGCAGAATATACGTCTAAATTGCATCGGGTCTGTTCGTGGGAAGGACGCTTTGGCGTGGTTCGAAATTTCTATGCTGAGAGATCGCCAAGAAAAAGGCTGGAGATGATGATCACCTCCAGCCTCTTATTTTAAATGATGTCGTGTTTACATAGAGCTTAATGCTAGGTCGCTCGTCGTTTAAAACTCAGGAGCGCCAGCTTTGCGGATTAGGATGTTTTCCATAATCAAAAACTGGAGGTCGGAGCCGTAGAGCATGTTCAACGCATCGGTTGGTGAGCAGACCATGGGTTCGCCGCGACGGTTCAGTGACGTGTTGAGGCAGACGCCGTGCCCGCGTAGACTCTCTAGCTCTTTAAGCAGGGCGTAGTAGCGGGGATTGGTGTCTTCGGTCACGATCTGTGCGCGGGCGGTGCCGTCTTCGTGCACGACTTCGGGCACGCGAGGCTTCCAGTGCTCGGCCATGTCGAAGGTGAAGGTCATATACGGTGCGGGGTGATCGGACTGCAGCAGATCTTCGGCTACGGTGTCGAGCATGCTGGGGCAGAAGGGGCGCCAGCGTTCGCGGTATTTGATCTGTTCGTTGATACGGTCAGCGACGCCCGGGTAGCTCGGATCACCGAGAATACTACGGTTGCCCAGTGAGCGAGGTCCAAATTCGAGGCGGCCTTGCATCCATGAGAGCGGGTTGCCTGCGGCCATGATTTGTGCGCCGGTCTTAGAAGGATCGTCGAGCATTTCCCACTCTGGTTTCGCGGGGTGCTGCTTGCAGGCTTCGATGCATTCGTCCGTGGTGTAAGCGGGCCCGAGATAGGCGTGCTTTTGTGGCTGAATCGTCTCTCCGGCTTCGACTGCCGCGTAGGACGCAGCGCCGATGGCGGTGCCGGCATCGCTGGCTGCGGGTTGCACGAAGAGTTCTTTGACGTAGTCGAGCGCCATGATGCGCTGGTTCAACTTAACATTGAGCGCAACGCCGCCTGCGAAGGCGAGCTTGCCGCCGTTTGTTTTGAGAATGTCGCCTAAATGATACTCGATCAGATGCAGGGCGACGTCTTCGAGGAGTTGCTGAATGGATGCGGCGTAGTCGATATACGGATCGTCAATTTCGTCGCCTTGTCGCTTGGGTCCGAGCCATTCGATGAGTTTGGGGCTAAAGTAGTAACCTTTGCCGTTTTCTTTATAGCGGCGGTTGCCGATGACGTTGACGTAGTCGGTGTTGACCTTGAACTCGCCGTTGCCGTATTCGATCAAGCGGGAGAAGTCGTATTTCTTCGGATCGCCGTAAGGTGCCATGCCCATGACCTTGAACTCGCCGTCGAGCATGTCGAAGCCGAGGAACTCAGTGAGTGCGCCGTAAACGCCGCCGAGTGAGTCGGGATCGTAAAATTCTTTGATCTTATGAATCTTGCCGTTTTCGGCGTAACCGAAGAAGGTGGTGGCGTATTCGCCTTTACCGTCGATGCCGAGAATAGCTGTCTTGCCTTCGAATCCACTGAGGTGGTAGGCGCTGCTGGCGTGTGCCATGTGGTGCTCAACTGGCTGGAACTTGGTCTTCGTCATGTCGAAGCCGAGTTCTTCGAGCATCGCGAGGGCGTTCTGCTTGTTGCGGTTGAAGCGGCGGTTACCGTTAAAGATCGCAGTGAGCGCACGGTCCGGTGCATACGCATAACGTTTCGCGTATGCCCAACGGCCAGGGTAGAAGAAGGGCATGGCCGCGAACGGATAGGCAACGATGTCGATATCGGTCGGTTTGAGACCGGCTTGTTTGAGGCAATACTTGGTTGCTTCGACGCCGGTTTTTCCTTTCGCATGCTTGTCGCGGATGAGGCGTTCCTCTTCGACAGCAGCGACGAGCTCGCCGTCAATAAAGAGTGCCGTTGCGGGGTCGTGCCCTACGGCACCTCCGAGTCCTAAAATATTCATGGTCTTGTGTTAGGTTGCTTCTTCGCGAAGCGCAAGTTCTCAAATTAGGCAGCGAGTCTGAAGTAGTGATTGAGGCTCGGCGGTAGAAAGGAATTAGAGATTCCAATTTGCGCCGTAAACTGGCGGTTTTATGAGCATTACCTATAGACCTGCATCGGATCCCTTGATCCTGTGAATATATTTATACAAATTGACAAAACAAATCTCATATTGTATAATTGGAGTATGATTGATCGGGATATAGAGCCATTGCTAAGGAAAATGGCTGCTCAGTTTAAGACGGTTGTCGTGACGGGACCGCGTCAGTCGGGTAAGACGACACTCAGTCGCAAAGTGTTTCCGCAGAAGCCGTATGTCTCTTTGGAGGCACCTGATGAGCGAGCGCGAGCGGAGCGCGACCCGCGTCATTTTTTATCTCGTTATCCTGATGGTTGTATCCTGGATGAGGTGCAGCGAGTTCCGTCGTTGTTTTCTTATTTACAGGGTGTCTTGGATGAGAGTTCACGGGCAGGGCAGTTTATTCTAACCGGATCGCAACAATTTGGTATGATGGAGCAGATCTCGCAGACTTTGGCTGGTCGTGTGGGTCTGTTGAGCCTATTGCCTTTTAGTTCAGGGGAGCTGGCATCGCACGGGGAGCTGGCGGAATCATTGGACGAGGTCATGTTTCGTGGTGCGTATCCGCCAATTTATGATCAG of Lentimonas sp. CC4 contains these proteins:
- a CDS encoding glycosyltransferase family 2 protein translates to MSCPHYEISVLISTYNDRALVDKKLREIESQTAFSRAEFIFVEPASPGKEREVLEPFCDSHVNCRLITFEERLGLYAAWNVGWEAATAPFVCISNMDDAMHPKLLERVLTEMPKAQSDLFTVLIAKQGIDGDLNSFEENRLKQLDISLRPGPFFVWRRALQQDSGMFEDRFEIIGDKDFWARAVSRGLKIGLLPEVLYLYTKHPDQLSKSDAFKARKVADSLLAEKKEYPHVWPSGLQRQIGRIRSLRRIPLLGGYLTRRIYV
- a CDS encoding carbamoyltransferase C-terminal domain-containing protein, which encodes MNILGLGGAVGHDPATALFIDGELVAAVEEERLIRDKHAKGKTGVEATKYCLKQAGLKPTDIDIVAYPFAAMPFFYPGRWAYAKRYAYAPDRALTAIFNGNRRFNRNKQNALAMLEELGFDMTKTKFQPVEHHMAHASSAYHLSGFEGKTAILGIDGKGEYATTFFGYAENGKIHKIKEFYDPDSLGGVYGALTEFLGFDMLDGEFKVMGMAPYGDPKKYDFSRLIEYGNGEFKVNTDYVNVIGNRRYKENGKGYYFSPKLIEWLGPKRQGDEIDDPYIDYAASIQQLLEDVALHLIEYHLGDILKTNGGKLAFAGGVALNVKLNQRIMALDYVKELFVQPAASDAGTAIGAASYAAVEAGETIQPQKHAYLGPAYTTDECIEACKQHPAKPEWEMLDDPSKTGAQIMAAGNPLSWMQGRLEFGPRSLGNRSILGDPSYPGVADRINEQIKYRERWRPFCPSMLDTVAEDLLQSDHPAPYMTFTFDMAEHWKPRVPEVVHEDGTARAQIVTEDTNPRYYALLKELESLRGHGVCLNTSLNRRGEPMVCSPTDALNMLYGSDLQFLIMENILIRKAGAPEF
- a CDS encoding DUF1919 domain-containing protein — protein: MLGRDYNTPFVGLFMMPECFTELVTNFEEYMEQEIRFVNESKYPIHDQQRKANKLYPIGMLGNCEIHFLHYENEQDALEKWNRRKQRIDTKHLYYVMVANGAYDEAMLTQFAGTNASNKVCFHREQGAKLPTGVYIPSEDPEMGNLYSQYQRFVGWFDFSDWILNRK